In Alternaria dauci strain A2016 chromosome 9, whole genome shotgun sequence, the following proteins share a genomic window:
- a CDS encoding mitochondrial 54S ribosomal protein uL16m: MPPPRISQSLLAQFSRLYISAPRPTLLQQTCLAKPQSLTPSPLSHARLFSSTPTRLNYLAPKAGESRKSRKGRCRVPTGGSMRGTTVVWGDYGLRMRDHDRRISAHQLRIAEETIRKRLRGMKFRLYMRVAANIGVYTSGNDVRMGKGKGSFDRWTARVAVSKIIFEIQGDLHEQVVRDAFRLAGNKLPGLYEFVKKGDAPVMGLTKVGLNGITVEDLKRPRRKEPLEQTAARIPDASSSAPANGPRVEM; encoded by the exons ATGCCGCCACCAAGGATATCCCAAAGCCTGCTGGCTCAATTCAGCCGCCTCTACATCTCCGCACCGCGGCCAACAC TCCTCCAACAGACATGCCTCGCCAAACCCCAATCCCTCACACCCAGTCCTCTCTCCCACGCCCGCCTCTTCTCCAGCACCCCCACCCGCCTCAACTACCTCGCCCCCAAAGCCGGTGAGTCGCGCAAGTCACGCAAAGGGCGCTGCCGCGTGCCCACAGGCGGCTCCATGCGCGGCACGACTGTCGTCTGGGGCGACTACGGCCTGCGCATGCGCGACCACGACCGCCGCATTTCCGCGCACCAACTGCGCATCGCCGAGGAAACGATCCGCAAGCGTCTCCGAGGCATGAAGTTCAGGCTGTACATGCGCGTTGCTGCGAACATCGGTGTGTACACGTCTGGCAACGATGTGCGCATGGGAAAGGGTAAGGGGAGCTTTGATCGGTGGACGGCGAGGGTGGCGGTGAGTAAGATTATTTTTGAGATTCAGGGAGACTTGCACGAGCAGGTTGTGCGGGATGCGTTTAGGCTGGCGGGGAATAAGTTGCCGGGGTTGTATGAGTTTGTGAAGAAGGGCGATGCGCCGGTTATGGGGCTGACGAAGGTGGGGTTGAATGGGATTACGGTGGAGGATCTGAAGAGGCCGAGGAGGAAGGAGCCGCTTGAGCAGACGGCTGCGAGGATTCCGGATGCGTCATCATCTGCGCCGGCGAATGGACCGAGGGTGGAGATGTAG